The following is a genomic window from Paenibacillus thiaminolyticus.
GCGATTATAAGAAGCGGTGCAAGCTCTCGACCCTGCTCGAATGGATGCAGCGGGCGGGCGATGCGCAGCTTGGGCACTACGGGGTCTCGCTGGACGAGATGATCCGCCAGGGCATGGCGTGGATGCTGGTTACGATCGATTTGGAGTGGAAAAGGCTTCCCGTCTATGGTGAGACGATCGAGATGGTGACATGGAACCGGGGGGCGACTGGCGTTCAGTGGCAGCGCGACTTCCGCATTTATGGTCCGGATAGCGCGGACTGGATAGCGCAGGCCCGGACTTCGTGGGTGCTTGTCGATCTGAACAAGCGCCGCATTTTTCGCGCATCGGCCTGTCCTTACGACCTGCCGGTGCATCCCGATGATTGCGTAGGCGGCATGCCGCGCAAGGTCGAGGTTCCGGCCGGGCTTAAGCAGGAACATGCCTATGATATGACGGTGCGGGTAAGCAGCATCGATATGAACGGGCATCTGAACAATGCGCGTTTTGGCGATATTTGCCTCGATGCGATGCAGCCGGAGGAACTGGAACGGGGGCTGTCCCGCTTCCGCATCACGTATCACCGGGAAGCCGTCCTGAACGACAAGATTGCGGTCATCCGCTCGGCATGGCAGGATGGTCACTGCTTCATCAGCGGGATATCCGATGAAGGCACAGCGTATTTCGACGCAGTGATTGCCGCGGATCGGGATGAAATGCACAGGAACGAAGTGGAATAGACAGCAACGGACAGGAGTGAATGTAGACTCCTGTTTTCTTTTTAATCAGGAAATAAGACATCGGTCAAAAAGTCTGTAAAAATAAGGTTTGTGGGTAAAACGTCCTATATGGTAATATTTACACGGTTAATCAATTCGAGAAGGCAGGGACGGGGGAAACCGATGGCGGGGCCCGGTACTCTGCCAGGATATTCATCAGAAGAGAATGGGAGCAAAGAGAATGAAGAAGAGAGCAATCATGGCCGTACTGGGGGCTGCCTTCCTCGCGGCGGTCTTGGGCCAGCATGGCGAGACTCAGGCTGCGGGTCGCAGCGTCGGGTATATGGATACGGCGGCGAACCGCACCTACGTGCCGATTCGTTACTTGAGCGAGCAATTGAAATATCAAGTGAAATGGGACAAGGCCGCCCAGCGCATCGATGTGCGCGCGAATGAGGACACGTTGTCTTTGACGGTCGGGAGCAAGAAGGCGCAGGTGAATGGTGCGGTGAAGCAGATGGATGCGGCGCCTTTTGTCGAGGGAGGGACGACCTATGTGCCGATTCGCTTCATCGGAGAAGCGATGAAGCTCCAGATGAAGTGGGACAAGGCAGCCTCTGCGCTCGTGTTCGATACAGCTAAAGGGAAGCAGAAGCTCCCGGTCGTCTCCATGGAGCGATTGAACCGTGCCGCGGCTCCTATGGAACAGAAGCAGAAAACGTTCACTGTCGGCAAGAAGCGGGTGTCGGCTTCGATCGTGGAGATCGATCTGCTTCATCCGAAGATCCGGCTCGATGTGGCGGTGGCTGGAGGCAAGATTGGCTCCGTGGACAGCCTGAAGCATATGGCGGATGCCAGCAAGGCGGCGGTGGCGATGAACGGGACGTTTTTCGATGCCTATACGAAGACGAGCTATAAGGCTCCGTACGGCCATATCGTGAAAAAGGGCGAGCTGGTGCATCCAAGTCCGGCCGACCGCCGAACCGTGCTTCTATTCACGAAGGACAACGAGGTGGGGTTCGTGCAGGGCAAGGAGTTCCCGCAGCGCTTCGAGGAAGGCGATGTGGAAGGAGCGCTCCAGGCGGGACCGCGCTTGGTGACGAACGGTCAGGTCAGCGTCGATCCGGTGCCGGAAGGCTTCAAGGATCCGAAAATATTAACGAACAGCGGCGCGCGCAGCGCTGTCGGCGTCACGTCGGACCATAAGCTGATTCTGTTGACGACTTCCGGGGCCACGATTCCGGAGCTCGCTCAGATGATGAAGCAGGCCGGCGCGCACCAGGCGATGAATCTGGATGGCGGGGCATCAAGCGGGCTGTACTACAAAGGTAAATATATCACCTCCCCTGGCCGGGAAATCAGCAACGCGCTGCTCATCCATTACGGCAACTGATAGCTAAGTAGCTAACCGGGAGGCATGAACGCGTGGGAGGATTCCTGCCGCGGGTTCACACGGACAAGGCCCACGCCGAGCGAGCGTGGGCCTTGCTGTGTATGCTAGGAGCCGGTCGTCACGAATATGCCGAGCGGCGTATTCGATTCACCGGCGGTCATGAGGGAGAAGGTGAAGGTGGACAGGCCTTCCGGCGCCTCATATTCGGCGATCCGGCATGCATCCTTATTCGTTGGCAGGGCTGGTATACGGAATACCTCCCCGCCGAGCCGGACGGCGCCGGCATATTTTCCCCCGCGCGGATTGACCCAAATGTGGACCTTGGCCGGAGCACCCGTCTCGTTCCGGATCGGAAGGCTTACCGTGTAGATCGCGCCGAATTGGGCAATATTATTCACCGCTCCGCTGCCGCTGAGCGGATCGCTGCTGCCGGACGTGAACAGCAGGTCCACGGGCGGGCTCCCGCCGAATTGGCGCGATTTCTCCAAGGCGCGATAATGATGCGTCGTCCCGCCGATCTCGTATTCCGGCATAAGCGCCAACGTCTCCGAGAACGGCCAGCTGCCGCGCGGATGCGGCTGTCCGGCGGCAGAGAGCGGCTCTGCTACGATCGTTCGCAGATCGGCATCGGCTCCGCGGCTGGCTGCAGTCCGCACGACGTAATGGAGCGGCCCATCCCCTGAGCTCCGGCAGACGGTAAATTCATAAATGAAGCCGATAAGATGGCCATGCGGCACCTCCCGGGCTTCGAGCAGGCCAGCCTCCTGCGCCAATGGCCTGCTATCGGCCGCAGCATGATCTTCCATCGTCCCGGCCAAGCAGGCCGCAGCCAGACATTGGCCCGCTTCGACCAGTATGTTCCCGGACGCCTCCACGATCCGCACCTCCCGCTTCAGATCCTGAATCTGGATTGTGTTCGCTGCGGATTGATTTTCCAGGGTCAAGCCCAACCGCAGCGGCTGGCCGGTCTGATTGATATGCCAGCCCATCACCCGGTGCTTCACCTCATCCTCGCCGCTCTGGACGACATCATGCCAGAGCGTCCCATTTGCCTCGGGGAAGCTGGCGTCATCGATCACCTCCGGATTATCGCTCAGCATCAGTCTGCGGCGGCTTCCAGGCGCCGCGGCTGCAACTTCTTGGAATGGATAAGCCGCATCCATCTTGCTTGCGGATAATTCAGGCTGCTTGCATCTCATCATTAGGGTTCGCCTCCATCTCCGTGATTGGCGAAGAGCGTGAATGTGAACCGGATGCAGCGGCGGATTTTCCCGGCTTCCCGGGATCCGATTCCGTGTCGAATTCACGCCTTCACTTTATAAGGCAATTCGGAACAACGATCTACAACCTGCTGCGCAAAATTTTTTTCTCTCTGCTGTTAGATCCAACTCAGCGGTCCATCAGCTTCACGAGCTTGAATTCCGTGGAGGATTCGGGCGCCGGCGTGTAGATGCTGCAGCGCAGATCGGCGTCGCCTTGCACCTGCAGGGAAGTCAGATGGAACAGCATTTTCCCCGCCCGGGCATGTCTGAACTCAATGACGACCTCCGGGGCGGTGCTTACCTGGCTCTGGTTCCATAACCGCTGGAAGTCCGGGTGAACCTCCTTCATCTCCTCCAGGAAGCGATCATACCATCCATCCTCTACGTACTGGCCGTAATACGCGCGGAATATCGACAGAAATCCTTTGACGAAATGCTCCCAGTTGACCGCCAGGCTCTGGAATTCCTTGCGCGTGAACAGCAGGCGAATCATATTCCGCTCTTCCGGCGGGATGACGGTGAAATCAAGGAAGACATGGGACGCTGCCTCATTCCAGCCGACGATATGGCAGCGCCGATCCGACACAATTGTCGGGCAATGCCGCAGCTCCTGCAGAATCCGCTGCAGGGCGGGGCTAATCTGCGGCTCTTCCTCTTCCCGTAAGGCGGGGCCGGCCCCTCCCTCCAAGGCCAGCGCATACAAATATTTGCGCTCGTCCACGGTCAGCTTCAACGCCTCCGCGATACTGTCCAGCACCGAAGCCGACACTTGAATATCCCGTCCCTGCTCCAGCCAGGTATACCATGTCGTGCTGACGCCCGCCAATTGGGCGACCTCCTCGCGGCGAAGCCCGGGGGTCCGGCGCCGGGTTCCTGCCGGGAGACCTACGGATTGGGGAAGGATCTGCGCCCGCTTGGCGCGCAGGAACTCGGACAGCATTTGCAATCGGGTCGGTGAATTCATCGATGGCACCTCACACTCGCTAATCTGGTACTAATTATACTAGGATAAACAACAACTTGTAATAGGATAATTGCTGTGACAAAATAAAGCCGACACGACAACCAGTATGGATGAAGGAGGACATGGATATGGAGAGAGTCGTCATTACAGGGATGGGAGCCATCACGCCGCTTGGCCAGGATACGGATTCCCTATGGCAGGGGCTGATTCGCGGACAATCAGGAATCTCCGCGATAGATGCGTTCGATGCCTCCTCCTGCAAGGTCCGCATCGCGGGCCAAGTGCGGGACTTCGATGCGGAAGCCCGCTTCGGGCGCAAGGAAGCGCGCCGTATGGACCGGTTCACCCAGTTTGCCCTGGCGGCGGCCGAAGAAGCCTACCGTCAAGCGGAGCTCGATCGCTGGAGCGGGCTCGACGGCGAGCGCATGGGCGTCTATGTCGGATCGGGCATCGGCGGCATCCAGACGATGCTGCAGCAGGAGGCAATCCTGCGCGAACGGGGACCGGATCGGGTCAGCCCGACGCTTGTGCCCATGATGATCGCGAATATGGCCGCGGCCCAGATCAGCATCCGGTACGGCGCGCTCGGGCCATCGATGGCGCCGGTTACGGCATGCTCGATCGGGAACACGGCGATCGGGGAAGCGTTCCGCCTCATTCGAGCGGGCGGCGCGGATGTGGTCATGGCGGGCGGAACCGAGGCGGCCCTCACGGACTTGGCGTTGGCCAGCTTCAGCAACGCGACGGCCTTGTCGGCTCGCAATGACGAGCCGGAGCGGGCGAGCCGCCCCTTCGATCGGGGGCGGGACGGATTCGTGATGGCGGAAGGCGCCGGCATCGTCATCCTGGAGTCGCTCACACATGCGCTTCGCAGAGGAGCGCCGATCTTCGCCGAGGTCATCGGCTATGGAGCGAGCTCCGACGCGTATCATATGGTGGCGAGCCATCCGGAGGGACGCGGGGCGAGCCAGTCGATGAGAGCGGCGCTGCGGGAAGCGGGAATCGCGCCGCAGGAGGTGGGCGTCATCAGCGCCCATGCGACAAGCACCGAGGTCGGCGACCTGTCGGAGACGCGCGCGATTCATGAGGTATTCGGCGAGCATGCCCGCCGCATTCCGGTCACCGCCAACAAATCGATGCTCGGCCATATGCTGGGCGCGGCGGGCGGCGTCGAGGCGATCGCGCTCGTGAAGACGCTGCAGGAAGGCATCGTGCCGCCGACGATCAATCTGGAGGAGCCGGATCCGGCTTGCGACCTCGATTATGTTCCCCATACGGCCCGCCGAATCGAGGCCCGCATCGGCATCTCGAATTCCTTCGGCTTCGGCGGGCATAATGCCGTCATCGCCTTGCAAACTTACGAAGAGTAGCGGCGGCTGGCGGCCGAGCGGGGCGTCTCAGCCGAGCGTTGGGGTGTGGATCGGCCGGCTGGCGGCTCTTAATAAGTGAAATCGCTCGAATCTAGGGCAAGCGCGCTGACGGCAATTAAGGGGCAGGCGCGCAGCCGATTTGGGAACGGGAGAAGGAGTTTCTTCATTTTTGTAGAATAGGTTTATGGCAAAAGCAGAGTCCATTGGAGGCGATTGTGCCCCGGTGGACTTTTCGCATTGTCATTGTCCTGCGCGAGAACGATGCTGCACCTGCCCTGGAAGCGGCAGCGCTTTTTCTATTTCTATCCGAGAAAAGAGGTACTTTTATGCTTCGCCGTTTTTTTGCTTATTACCGGCCCTATAAATACTTGTTCCTCCTGGATTTCGGCTGCGCGGTTATCGCGGGGCTGCTGGAGCTGGGATTCCCGATCGCCGTCAACCAGGTGGTGGACAAGTTGCTGCCGGGCAATGACTGGCCGCTCATCGTCTGGGCCTGTGCCGGGCTGCTGGCGCTATATCTGCTCAATATGGGGCTGCAGTATATCGTTACCTATTGGGGCCATATGCTCGGCATCAACATCGAGACCGATATGCGCAAAAAGCTGTTCGATCATATTCAAAAGCTCTCGTTCCGCTTTTTCGACAACAACAAGACGGGCCATCTGATGTCCCGCATGAGCAATGATTTGTTCGAGATCGGCGAGATGGCCCATCACGGGCCCGAGGATGTGTTCATCGCGGTGATGACGCTTATCGGCTCGTTCGTGCTGATGCTCACCATCAACTGGAAGCTGGCCTGCCTCACGTTCGCGATTATTCCATTCCTCATCTGGCTCGTCGTCGTCTGCAACAAGCGGATGACCCAGGCGAATCACCGGATGTTCACCGACATCGCCGATTTCAACGGACGGGTTGAAGACACGTTCGGCGGGATCCGTGTCGTGCAGGCGTTCGCGAACGAAGGCTTCGAGCAGAAGCGCTTCGCCGTCAACAACCAGCGCTTCCGTACGACGAAGCTGATTGCGTACCGGATTATGGCGCTCAACTCGTCGGTCAGCTATATGCTGATGCGGCTCGTCACCGTATTTGTACTCATCTGCGGCGCGTGGTTCGTCATTCGGGGGGAGCTGTCCTATGGCGAACTGGTCGGCTTCATTTTGCTGACGAACGTGTTCTTCAAGCCGATCGACAAGATCAATGCCGTCATCGAGAGCTATCCGAAGGGGATCGCGGGCTTCAAGCGCTACCTTCAAATTCTTGATACGGAGCCGGATGTGAAGGATGCGCCCGATGCGATTGAGGTGGCCCATCTGCGCGGCGATATCCGGTACGAAGGCGTCACCTTTGCCTATGACGGCCTGGCTCCGGTGCTCGAAAATATTGATCTGACGATTTCTGCCGGAGAGACGGTCGCGTTCGTCGGGCCTTCCGGGGCGGGCAAGACGACGCTGTGCAGTCTGCTGCCGCGCTTCTATGACACCGAGGAGGGCCGCATCACGATCGACGGCATCGATACGCGAGAGATGACGCTTGCTTCGCTGCGCCGGCAGATCGGGATCGTGCAGCAGGATGTGTTCCTGTTCGCGGGCACGCTGCGCGAGAACATTGCCTACGGGAAGCTTGGCGCGAGCGAGGATGAGATTATGGACGCGGCGCGCCGGGCACGGCTGGAGGAGTTCATCCGCTCGCAGCCGCTCGGGCTGGACACGGTCGTGGGCGAGCGGGGCGTGAAGCTGTCCGGCGGGCAGAAGCAGCGGCTGGCCATCGCCCGCATGTTCCTCAAGAATCCGCCGATTCTCATTCTGGACGAGGCGACATCCGCGCTGGATACCGAGACCGAAGCGGCCATTCAGCAATCGCTGGCTGAACTGGCGGCCGGGCGGACGACGCTTATCATCGCCCATCGCCTGGCTACGATTAAGCATGCAGACCGTATCGTCGTCGTTAATGAAGACGGCATCGCCGAGCAGGGGCGGCATGACGAGCTGCTGGCGCTGGGCGGCAGCTACAGCCGGCTGCATCACGCCCAGTTCGGGGCATAATTGCCGTCAGGGCTGGCACGGTGGAGGCACGAGCTCTGGTAACTTTACCGTGGCTGGCGGCGATATGCGGGGCTGCTACTTCTTCCCCGCTTGGCCCATCCTGCCATTGCCAAGCGGGCGGGAATGCGGTATTATAGGGGCGATTACATATTCATACAAATTCGGGGGCTTGAGGAGTCAGGCTGAGATAGTAGCCAGTATACCGCTACGGACCGTTAATCTGATCTGGATAATGCCAGCGTAGAGAACCAATGTATTTGTCGTGCGATCATGCTTGAAGGATGATCATCGGCTTACTCTACCGTCTGGGTTCCAGACGGTTTTTTTGTATGAACGATGGGATAAGGGAGAGGGTAGCAATGCAAGAACAGGCAAGTGACAAGAAAGGATTGCGCTTCCAGGACATTCTCATTACCGTCATGATCGGGGTCGTCTTCGGCGTCATCTTCAAGCTGTGGGATAGCGTGTACAGCATCGTGAAGCCGCTGTTCCCGCAGGCGGGGCAATTGACTTACGGCATGTGGTTCATGGCCGGGCCGTTCGCCTACTTGCTTATCCGCAAGCCGGGCGTCGCGCTCATTGCCAGTCTGGCCGCAGCCAATCTGTCGGCCCTGCTCGGGTCGGGATGGGGGCTGGAGACGATCATGTACGGATTCGTCCAGGGCTTGGCGGCCGAGCTCGTCTTCGCCTTGGCGCGTTACCGCCGGGGAGGATTAGCGATTGCCGGAGCGGCCGGAATCATGTCGGCTGCCGGCTCTTTCCTCCTCGATCTCGGTTACGGCTATGCCAATTACGAGACATGGGTGCTTGTGCTGAAATACGGGCTGCGCGTCATCAGCGCCTTCACGTTCGCCGGCATCTTCGCATACTTCCTGATGCGCGCGCTGGAGGCGACCGGGGTAACCAATTCGATTCGGCCAGTTGGGAAGGAAGAATATGCGGCTCTGGACCGGTAGGCGCAGGACACCGGCTGGCGGGCAGGCCCGCAAGCCGGTCATCAAGGGCACAACAACGATGGGGTGTTGGGATTGACACAAGAACGAGCGGCCTCAACCTCGGCCGCGATTACGAATCTGAGATTGAAATTCCCGGGAGAGGCGTCCTTGCTGTTCAAGGACCTCTCCTTCTCGATTGCTGCGGGGGAGAAGGTGCTGCTGCTCGGACCGAGCGGCTGCGGCAAATCGACGCTGCTGCAAGTGCTGAGCGGCATTATGCCGGGCTCGGTGGAAGTCCCGCTCAAATACGAGCGGAGGCAGCTCCCGGATAGCTGGGGCTTCGTGTTCCAGGATCCGGATACCCAGTTCTGCATGCCGTATGTCGATGAGGAATTGGCATTCGTCCTGGAGAATCTGTCGGTTCCGCGGGAGCAGATGGAGCCGCGCATGATAAGCATATTGGAGCGGGTCGGGCTGCGGCTGGATGAACTGCATACGCCGATTGCGGCGCTATCGCAGGGCATGAAGCAGCGGCTGGCGCTCGCCTCCGTCCTGCTGCTGGAGCCGGAGGTGCTGTTCCTGGATGAACCTTCGGCTCTGCTCGATCCGGAAGGGACGCAGCAGATCTGGGAGACGGTGAAGGACATCGCCGGCTCGCATACGCTGCTGATCGTGGAGCACAAGCTGGAGTTGGTAGCCGATATCGTTGATCGGGTTGTACTGTTCGACAGCGAGGGCCGCATTATGGCAGATGGCGAGCCAGGTGCTATTTTCACGATGCACAAGGAGAAGCTGATCGAATACGGCATCTGGTATCCGGACGTGTGGCGGGATCATGTGAAGTCGGAGGCGTACCGCGCCGTCGCGAGCGCCAAGCGGCGGCAGCGCCAGACCGAAGCGGCGACCGCTCTTCGGGAGGAGCCGATCATCGCCTTGCGCGGGTTCTCCGGTTACCGGGGAGAAGCCGAGGCCATCGCCGTCGAGGCGGCCGATGTCTATCCGGGCGAATGGATCGCCGTCACGGGCCCGAACGGCGCAGGCAAGAGCACGCTGCTGCTGTCCCTGATGCGGCTGCTTCGCACCAGCGGCTCCTATGTTATCGGGGGACGTCCGGTCCCGGAGCCGAAGCAGCGCGGCTGGTTCCGGAAGGCCCGGCCGGAACCGCCGGACGAGCTGGCCTTCGTCTTCCAGAACCCGGAGATGCAGTTCCTGACCGATTCCGTCTACGAGGAGCTGGCTTACGGCTTGCGGCTGGCGGAGTGGTCTGACGCTGAGATTGAGCGGCAGGTGACGGCCTTGATGGCGGCCTTCGATCTGGATATGGGAGCGGGCCGGCATCCGTACCATCTCTCGCTGGGGCAGAAGCGCCGCCTCAGCGTCGCCACCGCCGTCGTGCGGGAGCATCCGGTTCTGCTGCTTGACGAGCCGACCTTCGGCCAAGACGCGAGGAACACGTTCGCGATCCTCGACAAGCTGGAGCGTCTGCGGGCGGCAGGGACGGCTATCGTGATGGTCACGCATGATCTGAATATCGTGCGTCACTATGCCGATCGCGTGTGGCAGGTCGAAATGGGCCGACTAACGGTGTTGGATACGAGCAGGGAACGGGAGGCGCAGCTTACATGAATCTACTGACACCGCAGACCGAGACCTGGCTGCATCGCGTCAACCCGGCCTATAAGCTGTTCGTCTTCGTGCTGCTGCTTCTTGTCACCTTGCTGAACAGGCAATTCGACTTCGCCTTGAATCAGCTGATTGCCTATACGGCGCTGCTGTTCCTGTGCAGCGGCCACTCCCGGAAGAAAGTGCTGCTGATTAC
Proteins encoded in this region:
- a CDS encoding acyl-[acyl-carrier-protein] thioesterase — its product is MGVQWREKHYIHSDNCDYKKRCKLSTLLEWMQRAGDAQLGHYGVSLDEMIRQGMAWMLVTIDLEWKRLPVYGETIEMVTWNRGATGVQWQRDFRIYGPDSADWIAQARTSWVLVDLNKRRIFRASACPYDLPVHPDDCVGGMPRKVEVPAGLKQEHAYDMTVRVSSIDMNGHLNNARFGDICLDAMQPEELERGLSRFRITYHREAVLNDKIAVIRSAWQDGHCFISGISDEGTAYFDAVIAADRDEMHRNEVE
- a CDS encoding phosphodiester glycosidase family protein, coding for MKKRAIMAVLGAAFLAAVLGQHGETQAAGRSVGYMDTAANRTYVPIRYLSEQLKYQVKWDKAAQRIDVRANEDTLSLTVGSKKAQVNGAVKQMDAAPFVEGGTTYVPIRFIGEAMKLQMKWDKAASALVFDTAKGKQKLPVVSMERLNRAAAPMEQKQKTFTVGKKRVSASIVEIDLLHPKIRLDVAVAGGKIGSVDSLKHMADASKAAVAMNGTFFDAYTKTSYKAPYGHIVKKGELVHPSPADRRTVLLFTKDNEVGFVQGKEFPQRFEEGDVEGALQAGPRLVTNGQVSVDPVPEGFKDPKILTNSGARSAVGVTSDHKLILLTTSGATIPELAQMMKQAGAHQAMNLDGGASSGLYYKGKYITSPGREISNALLIHYGN
- a CDS encoding helix-turn-helix transcriptional regulator, with amino-acid sequence MNSPTRLQMLSEFLRAKRAQILPQSVGLPAGTRRRTPGLRREEVAQLAGVSTTWYTWLEQGRDIQVSASVLDSIAEALKLTVDERKYLYALALEGGAGPALREEEEPQISPALQRILQELRHCPTIVSDRRCHIVGWNEAASHVFLDFTVIPPEERNMIRLLFTRKEFQSLAVNWEHFVKGFLSIFRAYYGQYVEDGWYDRFLEEMKEVHPDFQRLWNQSQVSTAPEVVIEFRHARAGKMLFHLTSLQVQGDADLRCSIYTPAPESSTEFKLVKLMDR
- the fabF gene encoding beta-ketoacyl-ACP synthase II, producing the protein MERVVITGMGAITPLGQDTDSLWQGLIRGQSGISAIDAFDASSCKVRIAGQVRDFDAEARFGRKEARRMDRFTQFALAAAEEAYRQAELDRWSGLDGERMGVYVGSGIGGIQTMLQQEAILRERGPDRVSPTLVPMMIANMAAAQISIRYGALGPSMAPVTACSIGNTAIGEAFRLIRAGGADVVMAGGTEAALTDLALASFSNATALSARNDEPERASRPFDRGRDGFVMAEGAGIVILESLTHALRRGAPIFAEVIGYGASSDAYHMVASHPEGRGASQSMRAALREAGIAPQEVGVISAHATSTEVGDLSETRAIHEVFGEHARRIPVTANKSMLGHMLGAAGGVEAIALVKTLQEGIVPPTINLEEPDPACDLDYVPHTARRIEARIGISNSFGFGGHNAVIALQTYEE
- a CDS encoding ABC transporter ATP-binding protein, producing the protein MLRRFFAYYRPYKYLFLLDFGCAVIAGLLELGFPIAVNQVVDKLLPGNDWPLIVWACAGLLALYLLNMGLQYIVTYWGHMLGINIETDMRKKLFDHIQKLSFRFFDNNKTGHLMSRMSNDLFEIGEMAHHGPEDVFIAVMTLIGSFVLMLTINWKLACLTFAIIPFLIWLVVVCNKRMTQANHRMFTDIADFNGRVEDTFGGIRVVQAFANEGFEQKRFAVNNQRFRTTKLIAYRIMALNSSVSYMLMRLVTVFVLICGAWFVIRGELSYGELVGFILLTNVFFKPIDKINAVIESYPKGIAGFKRYLQILDTEPDVKDAPDAIEVAHLRGDIRYEGVTFAYDGLAPVLENIDLTISAGETVAFVGPSGAGKTTLCSLLPRFYDTEEGRITIDGIDTREMTLASLRRQIGIVQQDVFLFAGTLRENIAYGKLGASEDEIMDAARRARLEEFIRSQPLGLDTVVGERGVKLSGGQKQRLAIARMFLKNPPILILDEATSALDTETEAAIQQSLAELAAGRTTLIIAHRLATIKHADRIVVVNEDGIAEQGRHDELLALGGSYSRLHHAQFGA
- a CDS encoding ECF transporter S component, which encodes MQEQASDKKGLRFQDILITVMIGVVFGVIFKLWDSVYSIVKPLFPQAGQLTYGMWFMAGPFAYLLIRKPGVALIASLAAANLSALLGSGWGLETIMYGFVQGLAAELVFALARYRRGGLAIAGAAGIMSAAGSFLLDLGYGYANYETWVLVLKYGLRVISAFTFAGIFAYFLMRALEATGVTNSIRPVGKEEYAALDR
- a CDS encoding ABC transporter ATP-binding protein; its protein translation is MLGLTQERAASTSAAITNLRLKFPGEASLLFKDLSFSIAAGEKVLLLGPSGCGKSTLLQVLSGIMPGSVEVPLKYERRQLPDSWGFVFQDPDTQFCMPYVDEELAFVLENLSVPREQMEPRMISILERVGLRLDELHTPIAALSQGMKQRLALASVLLLEPEVLFLDEPSALLDPEGTQQIWETVKDIAGSHTLLIVEHKLELVADIVDRVVLFDSEGRIMADGEPGAIFTMHKEKLIEYGIWYPDVWRDHVKSEAYRAVASAKRRQRQTEAATALREEPIIALRGFSGYRGEAEAIAVEAADVYPGEWIAVTGPNGAGKSTLLLSLMRLLRTSGSYVIGGRPVPEPKQRGWFRKARPEPPDELAFVFQNPEMQFLTDSVYEELAYGLRLAEWSDAEIERQVTALMAAFDLDMGAGRHPYHLSLGQKRRLSVATAVVREHPVLLLDEPTFGQDARNTFAILDKLERLRAAGTAIVMVTHDLNIVRHYADRVWQVEMGRLTVLDTSREREAQLT